A part of Campylobacter ureolyticus ACS-301-V-Sch3b genomic DNA contains:
- a CDS encoding TrbM/KikA/MpfK family conjugal transfer protein: protein MKKNIILKALMGSIALVSFTNAGELTGDVKLSCEAILCLSSSVKPGECQPSLDRFFSIKERKWEDTINARKSFLKLCPTDGADQKDTEFKRLRDDILVYISEPCNIEYLNTRVEYKYKIEYVGERMRKRKIATHARINPNLPESCKLLKTSKYTDIKVKYTCPTNFYNIEDWNQGITMTMIDKKTYDNLYTKNPNSVQMQKSNYKFCKQNTSNFCKPKYYKNDKINKNCWVYDE, encoded by the coding sequence ATGAAAAAAAATATAATTTTAAAGGCTTTAATGGGCAGTATTGCCCTAGTAAGCTTTACAAATGCTGGAGAATTAACAGGAGATGTAAAACTATCTTGTGAAGCAATTTTATGCTTGAGCAGTAGTGTAAAACCTGGAGAATGTCAGCCATCGCTGGATAGATTTTTTTCAATAAAAGAAAGAAAATGGGAAGATACAATAAATGCAAGAAAATCATTTTTAAAATTATGTCCAACAGATGGTGCGGATCAAAAAGATACTGAATTTAAAAGATTAAGAGATGATATATTAGTCTATATTTCTGAGCCTTGCAATATTGAGTATTTAAATACAAGGGTAGAATATAAGTATAAAATAGAATATGTTGGTGAAAGAATGAGAAAAAGAAAAATTGCAACTCATGCAAGAATTAATCCAAATTTGCCAGAGAGTTGCAAATTACTCAAAACAAGTAAATATACAGATATTAAAGTTAAATATACATGCCCTACAAATTTTTATAATATAGAAGATTGGAATCAAGGCATTACAATGACTATGATAGATAAAAAAACATATGATAATTTGTATACAAAAAATCCAAATTCAGTACAAATGCAAAAAAGTAATTATAAATTTTGTAAACAAAACACATCGAATTTTTGCAAACCAAAATATTATAAAAATGATAAAATAAACAAAAATTGCTGGGTATATGATGAATAA
- a CDS encoding toprim domain-containing protein encodes MENLVELPLDEILRNNGYFEKREKSSQNYKTLTNENSDTIVISRQQNGHYLYFNPNDDKDKGNIYNFAKNRGIKASDLIDTNNINKIKELKSSIKPIINLNRNSNKIIDKYKKMNNVDKNSFFVSKRKLNIELLSRFSFLRQDEKYKNVVVPTYTLASIQTKNGNKEYLRQTGTISYLSSPITQDPQGKPYNKPIKQLCNGNKGLEVLKADDANKNPKEFKNIVVCESMIDTLSYAQINNINLKETLLCSTNGQISQSQKIALKALQKLAPNAEFLLGFDNDDRGKEFCKIVEEIIPNTKRITPILKDFSDDLVIGKELGLDNKDINKESLLKPINDFKKNVEYLQKKYDILEPYAKDKKVKELFSQNIAKFKEIEPKVRCIQGMRECYKRLNILENKISRDYSKSR; translated from the coding sequence ATGGAAAATTTAGTAGAACTTCCACTAGATGAAATTTTAAGAAATAATGGCTACTTTGAAAAAAGAGAGAAAAGTAGCCAAAATTACAAAACACTTACAAATGAAAACTCAGATACAATAGTTATATCACGCCAACAAAATGGGCATTATTTATATTTTAATCCAAATGATGATAAGGACAAAGGAAATATTTATAATTTTGCCAAAAATCGTGGAATTAAAGCCTCAGATTTAATAGATACAAATAACATAAATAAAATAAAAGAATTAAAAAGCAGTATTAAACCAATAATAAATTTAAATCGAAATAGTAATAAAATCATAGATAAATATAAGAAAATGAATAATGTAGATAAAAATTCATTTTTTGTAAGTAAAAGAAAATTAAATATTGAACTATTATCAAGGTTTAGCTTTTTAAGACAAGATGAAAAATATAAAAATGTAGTAGTTCCAACTTATACATTAGCATCAATACAAACAAAAAATGGAAATAAAGAGTATTTAAGACAAACTGGGACAATTAGCTATCTTTCTAGCCCAATTACACAAGATCCACAAGGAAAACCATATAATAAGCCAATTAAACAGCTTTGCAATGGAAATAAAGGCTTAGAAGTTTTAAAAGCTGATGATGCAAATAAAAATCCAAAAGAGTTTAAAAATATAGTAGTTTGTGAAAGCATGATAGATACTTTATCATACGCACAAATTAATAACATCAACTTAAAAGAAACCTTGCTTTGTTCAACAAACGGTCAAATTTCACAATCGCAGAAAATAGCCTTAAAAGCACTTCAAAAACTAGCTCCAAATGCTGAATTTTTGCTTGGCTTTGATAATGATGATCGTGGAAAAGAATTTTGCAAAATAGTAGAAGAAATTATACCAAATACAAAAAGAATAACACCAATTTTAAAAGATTTTAGCGATGATTTAGTTATAGGCAAAGAACTAGGACTAGATAATAAAGATATCAATAAAGAAAGCCTTTTAAAGCCAATAAATGACTTTAAAAAAAATGTTGAATATTTACAAAAGAAATATGACATTTTAGAACCATACGCAAAGGATAAAAAAGTAAAAGAATTATTTAGCCAAAATATAGCCAAATTTAAAGAAATAGAGCCAAAAGTAAGATGCATTCAAGGAATGAGAGAATGTTATAAGAGATTAAATATATTAGAAAACAAAATATCAAGAGATTATTCGAAATCAAGATAG